Below is a genomic region from Leptospira bourretii.
ACCCACAAATTCAGATTCCACCTCTTTTTTGTTAGCTGGCAATGGATTGGAGACATTTTCTTTTGTTTTTTGGATTTGTTCTTTTTCGATTGTGAATTGGATGGCCTGCGAAGCAGCTTTGGTTCGTAGATAATACATCCCTGTTTTTAAACCTTGTTTCCAAGCGTAAAAATGCATGGAGGTGAGTTTGGATACAGTTGGATTTTCCACAAATAAATTTAAGGATTGGGACTGGCAGATAAAAGCACCTCTATCTCTTGCCATATCAATGAGAGATCTTTGTTTCATTTCCCAAACTGTTTTGTAAATTTCTTTGATGGAATCGGGAATAGAAGGAATGGATTGGATGCTACCACCTGCTGCTATGATTTGGTTTTTCATCTCCGAATTCCAAAGCCCTAGTTCGATCAAATCATGTAACAAATGTTTGTTTACAATAATGAATTCTCCACTGAGGACTCGTCTCGAATAGATATTGGAAGTATAAGGTTCAAAACATTCATTGTTTCCTAAAATTTGGGAAGTAGATGCGGTGGGCATCGGAGCGACGAGGAGAGAATTCCGTGTTCCATATTGGATCACTTCTTTCCGGAGTGATTCGAAATCCCATCGACCCGTTGGTTTGACATTCCATAGATCAAATTGGAAAATCCCTTCAGAAAGCGGAGAACCAAGAAAACTTGGATATGTTCCTTCTTCTTTGGCAATGTCTTTACTTGCAGTCATGGCGGCAAAGTAGATGGTTTCAAAAATTTCAATATTGAGGTTTTTTGCGACTTCACTTTCATAAGGCATACGAAGTAGGATAAAAACATCGGCAAGACCTTGGACACCAATCCCAATGGGACGATGTTTCAAATTAGAATTTTTTGCTTCGGGGACAGGGTAATAATTTTCATCAATGATACGATTCAAATTCACCGTCATCTGATAGACAATTTCATATAACTTGTCGAATAAAAACTTACCTTCAGAAACAAACTTTGGCAAGGCGACAGAAGCTAAATTACAAACTGCAACTTCCTCTGGACTTGTGAATTCTAAAATTTCTGTGCAAAGGTTACTACTTTTGATAGTTCCTAAATTTTTCTGATTACTTTTTGCATTGGCTGCATCTTTGTACAATAAATAAGGTGTTCCTGTTTCAATTTGAGATTCAACGATAGCAAACCAAAGGTCTTGTGCTTTGACTTTGGTTCTGGCTCGCCCTTCTTTTTCATACTGTTCATATAAAGAAGCAAACTCATCTCCATAAACTTCCGATAAACCTGGGGCTTCATTAGGACAAAACAAACTCCAGTCGCCACCCTCTTCCACTCGTTTCATAAATAGATCCGAAATCCAAAGTGCAAAAAACAAATCACGAGCCCGCATCTCTTCTTTGCCATGATTTTTCTTTAATTCCAAAAATGGAAAGATATCTGCATGCCAAGGTTCCAAATAAATGGCAAATGCTCCTTTGCGTTTCCCACCACCTTGGTCTACATAACGGGCTGTATCATTAAACACCCGTAACATGGGAATGATTCCATTACTTGTTCCATTCGTACCACCAATATAAGAACCAGTGGCTCTGATATTATGAATGGATAAACCAATCCCACCTGCACTTTGGGATATTTTTGCAGTTTGTTTGAGAGTATCGTAAATTCCATCGATGCTATCGTCTTTCATAGTCAAAAGAAAACAGCTACTCATTTGTGGTTTCGGAGTTCCTGCATTAAACAGTGTAGGTGTGGCGTGAGTGAACCAACGTTCGCTCATTAAATGATAAGTTTTGATAACATCGTCTATTCGATGTTTATGGATTCCCAGAGCAACTCTCATGTACATATGTTGTGGACGTTCTACGATTTGGCCGTTTAATTTTAATAAATAGGATTTTTCTAAAGTGCGGAATCCAAAATAATCAAATCCAAAATCTCTATCATAAATAATGGAGCTATCCAAAAGTTCTGAATGTATTTTGATAATTTCCCAAACATCATCTGCAATAAGAGGCATCTGTTTATTGGTTTTTGGATCGATATAGGAATACAACTGTTCCATCGTTTCCGAAAAGGATTTGGTTGTGTTTTTGTGTAGGTTACTCACAGCAATACGACTCGCTAGAAGAGCGTAATCTGGGTGTTTGGTGGTGAGAGAAGCAGCAATTTCTGCCGCCAGATTGTCAAGTTCCGAAGTGGTAACACCATCATAAATTCCTTCGATTACTTTTTTGGCAACATCAATGGGACTGACCAAACGGCTGAGACCATAGGATAACTTTTCAATCCTGGCCGTCACTTTATCAAACTTTACCGATTCACTTTTTCCATTTCTTTTGATTACAAACATAATGACACCTTTATTAAATTTTAAAAATCTTCATTCAAAGAGAATGTAAAACCTTGTTCCGAATTTAAAACACCAGCCTTTTGGTATTCACCCACTCGTTTTTCAAAAAAATTTGTTTTGCCTTCCAAGGAAATCATTTCCATAAAATCGAAAGGATTGGAGGAATAATATAGTTTTTCAAATCCAAGTTCAATGAGCCAACGATCTGCCACAAATTCAATGTATTGTTGCATAAGTTTCGCATTCATCCCAATCAGATCCACTGACAACGATTCGGTGATGAATTCTTTTTCTATATTGACTGCATCGGTAAAAATTTCATACACTCGTTCGGCACTTGGTTTTTCATTTATCATTTTAAATAGGATACAAGCAAACTCACAATGTAAAGCTTCATCGCGACTGATCAGTTCATTGGAAAAACTAAGGCCAGGCAGAAGTCCTCGTTTTTTCATCCAAAAAATAGCGCAAAAACTCCCACTAAAAAATATTCCTTCCACAGCAGCAAAGGCAAGGAGTCGTTCCGCAAAATTCCCTTCACCTATCCAACGTAAGGCCCATTCTGATTTTTTTTGAACGGCAGGAATGGTTTCTATGGAATGGAAAAGTCTATTTTTTTCTTTTGGATCTTTAATATACGTATCAATTAAAAGCGAATAGGTTTCAGAGTGGATATTTTCCATCATAATTTGAAAACCGTAGAAACACCTAACTTCAGGAAGTTGGACTTCACGCATAAAGTTTACGGCTAAGTTTTCGTTTACGATTCCATCACTTGCAGCAAAAAATGCCAAAACATTACTTAAAAAAAATCTTTCGTTATTTGATAAGGAATTCCAATCATCCAAATCTCCACTCAAATCGATTTCTTCTGCCGTCCAAAAGGATGCCTGTTGTTTTTTATACATCTCCCAAATTTTAGGAAACTTAATGGGAAGGATCACAAATCGATCCTTATTTTCTTTTAATAAAACTTCTGATTGGTAATCCATTCAACAACTCCAGGTTCGAATTTCTATATTTTATGCACCTCTTTTGCCAGAAGAGAATCACACAATACCAACAAACATATGTTTATTGGTTGAAATTGGTATGGAATGGATTTTTTCCATGGCCAAATCTCGTCGACCCGGAACACAACAACTTGTTTGGAAGAAGGTGTGGGTATCCCGGTAGCAATAGTCCGGGGCCCTGAAAAAATTTTCGGTACAGATGATCGTTTACGGGCGATTCATATGTGGGAAGATCCGACTTTTCTTATCTGATTTGATAAGAATTTACGGTTGCGCCGTCAGTTGAGGAGTTTCACCTCATTCCTCCCGGAATAGAATCTAAAGAAACCGTATGAGACATATTTTGTCAATGGAATAAAACGAGGGAAATTTCAAAAAAAGACTCTAATGAAGAAACCTGTTCTATTGGGAAAAAGATAATTCCCATAGATTATCAAATTTCTTGTATCA
It encodes:
- a CDS encoding ribonucleoside-diphosphate reductase subunit alpha, with the protein product MFVIKRNGKSESVKFDKVTARIEKLSYGLSRLVSPIDVAKKVIEGIYDGVTTSELDNLAAEIAASLTTKHPDYALLASRIAVSNLHKNTTKSFSETMEQLYSYIDPKTNKQMPLIADDVWEIIKIHSELLDSSIIYDRDFGFDYFGFRTLEKSYLLKLNGQIVERPQHMYMRVALGIHKHRIDDVIKTYHLMSERWFTHATPTLFNAGTPKPQMSSCFLLTMKDDSIDGIYDTLKQTAKISQSAGGIGLSIHNIRATGSYIGGTNGTSNGIIPMLRVFNDTARYVDQGGGKRKGAFAIYLEPWHADIFPFLELKKNHGKEEMRARDLFFALWISDLFMKRVEEGGDWSLFCPNEAPGLSEVYGDEFASLYEQYEKEGRARTKVKAQDLWFAIVESQIETGTPYLLYKDAANAKSNQKNLGTIKSSNLCTEILEFTSPEEVAVCNLASVALPKFVSEGKFLFDKLYEIVYQMTVNLNRIIDENYYPVPEAKNSNLKHRPIGIGVQGLADVFILLRMPYESEVAKNLNIEIFETIYFAAMTASKDIAKEEGTYPSFLGSPLSEGIFQFDLWNVKPTGRWDFESLRKEVIQYGTRNSLLVAPMPTASTSQILGNNECFEPYTSNIYSRRVLSGEFIIVNKHLLHDLIELGLWNSEMKNQIIAAGGSIQSIPSIPDSIKEIYKTVWEMKQRSLIDMARDRGAFICQSQSLNLFVENPTVSKLTSMHFYAWKQGLKTGMYYLRTKAASQAIQFTIEKEQIQKTKENVSNPLPANKKEVESEFVGEACSMEEGCLVCGS
- a CDS encoding ribonucleotide-diphosphate reductase subunit beta, with the protein product MDYQSEVLLKENKDRFVILPIKFPKIWEMYKKQQASFWTAEEIDLSGDLDDWNSLSNNERFFLSNVLAFFAASDGIVNENLAVNFMREVQLPEVRCFYGFQIMMENIHSETYSLLIDTYIKDPKEKNRLFHSIETIPAVQKKSEWALRWIGEGNFAERLLAFAAVEGIFFSGSFCAIFWMKKRGLLPGLSFSNELISRDEALHCEFACILFKMINEKPSAERVYEIFTDAVNIEKEFITESLSVDLIGMNAKLMQQYIEFVADRWLIELGFEKLYYSSNPFDFMEMISLEGKTNFFEKRVGEYQKAGVLNSEQGFTFSLNEDF